One part of the Rutidosis leptorrhynchoides isolate AG116_Rl617_1_P2 chromosome 1, CSIRO_AGI_Rlap_v1, whole genome shotgun sequence genome encodes these proteins:
- the LOC139886325 gene encoding thioredoxin M3, chloroplastic, which produces MAYASSSYSLLHPSSSSTSNLQSALRSSLFGTQIHNDFPNLSVRTPKNKSSLSRRRLAVFCMRRPLKAAVVTGGSWNTSVLNSKVPVLVEFYASWCGPCQMVHRVIDEIAAEYAGKIKCFVLNADKDPLITEEYDIKAVPVVLLFKNGEKCESVVGTMPKEFYVAAIERVLSSLF; this is translated from the exons ATGGCGTATGCATCTTCGTCCTACTCTCTTTTAcatccttcttcttcttccacCAGTAATCTTCAATCGGCATTAAGATCCTCGTTATTTGGAACGCAAATTCATAATGATTTCCCTAATCTATCTGTCCGTACACCAAAAAACAAATCTTCATTATCAAGACGTCGTCTTGCTGTCTTTTGTATGCGACGCCCATTAAAAG CTGCAGTAGTGACTGGAGGGTCATGGAACACATCAGTTCTTAACAGCAAAGTCCCTGTGTTGGTCGAGTTCTATGCCAGTTGGTGTGGACCATGCCAAATGGTGCACCGCGTGATTGATGAGATTGCAGCCGAGTATGCAGGAAAGATCAAGTGTTTTGTGCTTAATGCTGACAAAGACCCACTAATCACTGAAGAATATGATATTAAGGCTGTGCCTGTTGTGCTTTTGTTCAAGAATGGTGAGAAATGTGAGTCAGTGGTTGGGACCATGCCCAAAGAGTTCTATGTTGCTGCCATCGAACGGGTCTTGTCATCTTTATTTTGA
- the LOC139886327 gene encoding probable receptor-like protein kinase At1g49730, whose translation MSPAVAATSGCPLNISGSNVTRAATICSDTESRASCCRYINALIGVSIARYANTTNSLGVSPELSSICLETISETLELHGMTRNATTFCGFGTKILVNYECVGITTVDQMLQSPKFSNVTLNCRAPLGEGRCKKCLNAGILFLRNLVGAVDNTTMSICRDATFVALASQIDDVSSIEIADCFFGVQGLSNTSGSSPHTFSPESSPSPFEASSPSQLSLTVPGVRHRSYHLSLVAVLGIMITAVATIMLLLVIFLICRKHRELEGHDQTTDGTSMKTISKPTKKFQEGPSSMFKKFSYKETKKATNNLGTIIGQGGFGTVYKAEFSDGSTLAVKRMNKVSEQAVEEFCREIELLARLHHRHLVALKGFCIEKHERFLMYEYMANGSLKDHLHTPGVPSLSWQIRMQIAIDVANALEYLHFYCDPPLCHRDIKSSNILLDENFVGKVADFGLAYASKDGSICFEPVNTEIRGTPGYMDPEYVVTQELTEKSDIYSYGVVLLELITSKRAIHNNRNLVESCQSLMASESRFGELVDPTIGDSYDVDQLQTVVMIVKWCTQKEGRARPSIKQVLRLLYECADPMHNGFIEALEDERGRTSKEGKIHRRDGMFQSWDGRGLASSSSTSRSYCSRSFLLEMGSPQSPSNIPSI comes from the exons ATGTCTCCTGCAGTCGCAGCAACTTCAG GTTGCCCATTAAATATAAGTGGCTCTAACGTTACACGAGCTGCCACAATTTGTTCCGACACAGAATCTAGAGCAAGTTGTTGTCGTTATATCAATGCTCTTATTGGGGTATCAATTGCTCGTTATGCAAACACTACTAACAGCCTAGGAGTTTCTCCAGAATTATCTTCAATTTGTCTTGAGACTATATCCGAGACTTTAGAACTACATGGAATGACTAGAAATGCTACCACTTTCTGTGGATTTGGCACGAAAATTCTTGTCAATTACGAGTGCGTTGGAATAACAACTGTTGACCAGATGCTGCAATCTCCAAAATTTTCTAATGTCACTCTAAACTGCAGAGCGCCATTAGGTGAAGGTCGTTGTAAAAAGTGTTTAAATGCGGGCATTCTATTTCTAAGAAATCTAGTGGGAGCTGTGGATAATACCACAATGAGCATTTGCAGGGATGCTACATTTGTGGCTCTTGCTAGCCAAATTGATGATGTATCGTCTATTGAAATTGCTGACTGTTTTTTTGGAGTTCAAGGGCTCAGTAACACTTCAG GATCCTCCCCGCATACATTTTCACCCGAGTCATCTCCAAGTCCATTTGAAGCTTCTAGCCCAAGTCAACTCTCTTTGACGGTACCTGGAGTTAGACACCGTTCTTACCATCTGTCATTGGTTGCTGTTCTTGGCATCATGATTACAGCAGTGGCCACTATAATGCTGCTACTAGTTATTTTCCTTATATGTAGAAAACACAGAGAATTAGAAGGGCATGATCAGACAACTGATGGAACGTCAATGAAAACAATTTCCAAGCCAACTAAAAAGTTTCAAGAAG GTCCGTCATCCATGTTTAAAAAGTTCAGTTATAAAGAGACAAAAAAAGCAACCAACAATTTGGGTACCATTATTGGACAAGGAGGATTTGGGACTGTATACAAAGCAGAATTTAGTGACGGTTCGACATTAGCTGTGAAACGCATGAATAAAGTGTCAGAACAGGCTGTGGAAGAGTTTTGCAGAGAAATAGAGCTTCTTGCTAGACTTCATCATCGTCATCTTGTTGCCTTAAAAGGATTTTGCATAGAAAAACATGAAAG GTTTCTCATGTATGAATATATGGCAAATGGTAGCTTAAAGGATCATCTTCATA CTCCAGGTGTACCTTCACTGAGTTGGCAGATAAGAATGCAAATTGCAATTGATGTGGCAAATGCTCTG GAATACCTCCACTTTTACTGTGATCCTCCATTGTGCCATAGAGACATCAAGTCCAGCAACATATTACTTGATGAGAATTTCGTAGGAAAG GTTGCAGACTTTGGCCTTGCATATGCTTCTAAAGATGGGTCCATATGTTTCGAACCAGTTAATACAGAAATCCGAGGCACTCCTG GTTACATGGATCCTGAATATGTGGTCACTCAAGAGCTAACAGAAAAAAGTGACATCTACAGTTACGGAGTTGTATTGTTGGAGTTGATAACCTCTAAACGTGCTATACACAACAACAGGAATTTAGTAGAGTCATGTCAGTCGCTAATGGCATCAGAATCAAGATTTGGAGAGCTTGTAGACCCCACCATCGGTGATTCCTATGACGTTGACCAACTTCAAACAGTTGTGATGATTGTGAAATGGTGCACCCAAAAAGAAGGGCGGGCCAGACCCTCGATTAAGCAGGTACTTAGGCTTTTATACGAGTGTGCAGATCCCATGCATAATGGGTTTATTGAAGCTTTGGAAGATGAAAGAGGAAGGACAAGTAAAGAAGGTAAGATCCACAGAAGAGACGGGATGTTCCAAAGTTGGGATGGCCGGGGATTAGCGTCTTCATCTAGCACATCACGATCATATTGTAGTAGAAGTTTTCTCCTTGAAATGGGATCACCTCAATCTCCTTCAAATATACCCTCCATTTAA
- the LOC139886326 gene encoding uncharacterized protein: protein MANANAPALILSSGSMEQTHVSMQNSNLPQQNRNGSDGPIAILWDMENCPVPSDIRPEDVAGNIRMALSLHPIINGVVTMFSAYGDFNAFPRRLREGCQRTGVKLIDVPNGRKDAADKAILVDMFLFALDNPPPSSIMLISGDVDFAPALHILGQRGYTVILVIPSGVGVSSALSNAGSFVWDWPSVVRGEGFVPPSRTMTHNRGLGPTEVANFIMGCQRTDNYSDFQNEEEAIVYTGVSQSFYTKDFSMVSQSLSEYNTASCFPTTSRSYSLPSGLNDVSVRHVTSYEQNDLMWVQPGDLIGLKGQLVKLLESCNGCLPLARLPAEYQKSFGRPLYVSEYGTLKLVNLLKKMGDKIAIEGKGKRKFVYLKRLLVRPNSPKNDRKGKGTREESVDVITGVGSSDEFSEDERVVLAEQDLIIDEGLDDFRFELQEILVSYSCRIFLGCFEAIYQQRYKRPLDYRRFGVCELEELFEKLDDVVVVLEEPESKNKFLVAAGC from the coding sequence ATGGCTAATGCAAATGCACCAGCTTTGATATTATCTTCAGGATCCATGGAACAAACACATGTATCGATGCAGAACAGTAATTTGCCTCAACAAAACCGTAACGGATCAGATGGTCCTATTGCCATACTTTGGGACATGGAGAATTGTCCTGTTCCTAGTGATATACGTCCAGAAGATGTGGCTGGTAATATCAGAATGGCCTTAAGTCTTCACCCGATAATTAATGGAGTTGTGACTATGTTTTCTGCTTATGGGGATTTCAATGCGTTTCCTAGGCGTTTAAGAGAAGGATGTCAAAGGACAGGTGTCAAGCTCATTGATGTACCAAATGGGAGAAAAGATGCAGCTGATAAAGCTATATTGGTTGATATGTTTCTTTTTGCTCTTGATAATCCACCACCATCTTCCATCATGTTGATTTCAGGTGATGTTGACTTTGCGCCTGCACTTCATATACTTGGTCAACGTGGGTATACTGTGATTCTTGTGATTCCATCCGGTGTTGGTGTTTCGTCTGCTTTGAGTAATGCTGGGAGTTTTGTTTGGGACTGGCCTAGTGTGGTTCGAGGAGAGGGATTTGTGCCCCCTTCGAGAACCATGACTCATAACCGGGGGTTGGGTCCCACCGAAGTGGCTAACTTTATTATGGGATGTCAGAGAACTGACAACTACTCAGATTTTCAAAATGAGGAAGAAGCAATTGTATATACAGGGGTCTCTCAAAGCTTTTACACGAAAGATTTTTCAATGGTGTCGCAGTCATTGTCTGAGTACAACACTGCATCTTGTTTCCCTACAACATCAAGATCGTATAGTCTTCCATCGGGTTTAAATGACGTATCTGTACGACATGTAACGTCTTATGAACAGAATGATTTAATGTGGGTTCAACCGGGAGATTTGATTGGTTTAAAGGGTCAACTAGTGAAGCTTCTAGAATCGTGTAATGGTTGTTTGCCTCTTGCACGTCTTCCTGCAGAATACCAAAAAAGTTTCGGAAGGCCACTTTATGTTTCAGAATATGGAACTCTCAAACTCGTTAACCTTTTGAAAAAAATGGGTGATAAAATAGCAATTGAAGGGAAAGGGAAGAGGAAATTTGTGTATCTTAAAAGATTGTTAGTGAGGCCCAACTCACCAAAGAATGATAGGAAAGGAAAGGGGACCCGAGAAGAGAGCGTGGATGTTATCACGGGGGTAGGATCGTCAGATGAATTTTCTGAGGATGAAAGGGTAGTTTTGGCAGAACAGGATTTGATAATTGATGAAGGGCTAGATGATTTTAGATTCGAGCTTCAAGAAATTCTTGTGAGTTATTCTTGTAGAATTTTCTTGGGGTGTTTTGAGGCAATATATCAGCAACGGTATAAAAGACCATTGGATTATCGACGGTTTGGTGTGTGTGAACTTGAGGAGCTGTTTGAAAAGTTGGATGATGTCGTGGTGGTGCTTGAAGAACCAGAAAGCAAAAACAAGTTCCTTGTGGCTGCTGGTTGCTAA